A genomic segment from Ciconia boyciana chromosome 5, ASM3463844v1, whole genome shotgun sequence encodes:
- the LOC140652460 gene encoding uncharacterized protein has product MVSREPLPGPAPAGEGSQEKAMTVRSVLLNRDSPDIESRLKRRRNRTQQVRFKDLVEGGAGRAASPTPGPMATPGPNTPRASPPPRDAPEPAALCASRRSWPQAQPGSLTLPMPRKACMSTAIQTSPSLQKPFPASQPRSKSVCDVAGDAVLPAAAGSTWCPEGAVPTGASRAVPPRAPGSVPVHDHATALAQHAAVCRVPPPPPRDPCTPYPGTAGCPAARCTSPAQSCAPEPCLLPPACARLRGNPGGSRGALPRPASVPCGQPWPPAEPQGLGRSDSEQSLPRGRPPPQSSPYRQQTVPATDTHGLRQPAQGNPPWDPPPPQHQLRGTPWGGPCCTSPAPIPPALGWHGSAAAAPEKTPAVLSHPDPHGICSRLRAAEPGHGQAGPERPGEPLPPAPQGPGVGTQPAGRALEVPRHGQPCLTAEQSETLRHIQDLLQLVVVAKGPVGPPAADEDARTSQGEGPRGPGEQGDLQSQLQSLEGVLETSQQTIRVLLDVIQDLEKKEAQRDGRHSYRTGQDIANCGTCRDCACIIYSVEHDFRQQEGRFQQVLSHIEGDMTPSSPAAAAGAVLPPRQEPSPLTKLPAKLDTKKSRRKCFWFL; this is encoded by the exons ATGGTCAGCCGTGAGCCCCTTCCCGGCCCAGCCCCCGCCGGCGAGGGCAGCCAGGAGAAAGCCATGACAGTGCGCTCGGTGCTGCTCAACCGTGACTCACCCGACATCGAGAGCCGCCTGAAGCGCCGGCGCAACCGCACGCAGCAGGTCCGCTTCAAGGACCTGGTGGAGGGCGGCGCAGGGCGGGCGGCCAGCCCCACTCCAGGGCCCATGGCCACCCCTGGCCCCAACACCCCACGTGCCTCACCGCCCCCCAGGGACGCCCCTGAGCCGGCGGCTCTCTGTGCCTCGCGGCGGAGCTGGCCCCAGGCCCAGCCGGGCTCGCTGACGCTGCCCATGCCCAGGAAGGCGTGCATGAGCACTGCCATCCAGACCTCCCCCAGCCTCCAGAAGCCCTTCCCAGCCTCCCAGCCCCGCAGCAAGAGCGTCTGCGACGTGGCCGGGGACGCGGTGCTGCCTGCCGCCGCGGGGAGCACCTGGTGCCCAGAGGGGGCTGTGCCCACCGGCGCCAGCCGGGCTGTGCCCCCGCGGGCACCCGGCAGCGTCCCCGTGCATGATCATGCCACAGCCCTCGCCCAGCACGCTGCGGTGTGCCGCgtgccgccgccaccgcccaGGGATCCCTGTACCCCTTATCCGGGCACAGCCGGGtgccccgctgcccgctgcACCTCCCCGGCACAGAGCTGCGCCCccgagccctgcctgctgccccctgcctgcgcccggcTCCGCGGGAACCCcgggggcagccgtggggcccTCCCGCGCCCGGCCTCCGTGCCCTGCGGTCAGCCCTGGCCGCCCGCCGAGCCGCAAGGGCTCGGCCGGAGCGACTCGGAGCAGAGCCTGCCCCGCGGGCGTCCACCACCCCAGTCCTCGCCGTACCGCCAGCAGACCGTTCCCGCCACGGACACCCACGGCCTCCGCCAGCCAGCTCAGGGCAACCCCCCGTGGgaccccccaccaccccagcaccaGCTCCGCGGCACGCCCTGGGGGGGGCCCTGCTGCACCTCGCCAGCCCCTATCCCACCAGCGCTGGGCTGGCACGGCTCTGCTGCCGCCGCACCGGAGAAGACACCAGCTGTGCTCAGCCATCCGGACCCCCATGGCATCTGCAGCCGGCTACGCGCCGCTGAGCCTGGGCACGGCCAGGCAGGACCGGAGAGGCCTGGGGagccgctgcccccagccccacagggcccCGGTGTGGGGACGCAGCCAGCCGGGCGGGCACTGGAGGTCCCCCGGCACGGGCAGCCCTGCCTCACCGCCGAGCAGTCGGAGACACTGCGCCACATCCAGGACCTTCTGCAGCTGGTGGTCGTGGCCAAGGGGCCGGTGGGACCACCAGCAGCGGATGAGGACGCCCGGACATCTCAGGGAGAGGGCCCCCGGGGGCCCGGAGAGCAGGGGGACCTGCAGTCCCAGCTGCAGTCCCTGGAAGGGGTCCTGGAGACCAGCCAACAAACCATCCGGGTGCTGCTGGACGTCATCCAGGACCTGGAGAAGAAGGAGGCCCAGCGGGATGG GCGACACTCGTACCGGACAGGGCAGGACATCGCCAACTGCGGGACCTGCCGGGACTGTGCCTGCATCATCTACAG CGTGGAGCACGATTTCCGGCAGCAGGAGGGCCGCTTCCAGCAGGTGCTGAGCCATATCGAGGGCGACATGACGCCAAGCTCCCCCGCAGCAGCGGCGGGGGCCGTCCTGCCGCCCAGGCAAGAGCCATCGCCGCTGACGAAGCTGCCTGCGAAGCTGGACACGAAGAAATCCAGGCGCAAATGCTTCTGGTTcctgtga